The following coding sequences lie in one Capsicum annuum cultivar UCD-10X-F1 chromosome 5, UCD10Xv1.1, whole genome shotgun sequence genomic window:
- the LOC107871033 gene encoding glutathione hydrolase 1 isoform X1 — MNIISTLMPKLHCSRFLLLLASLLVISGTSTSLSNDRREVIKANHGVVATDDGRCSRIGRDVLREGGHAVDAAVAAALCLGVVSPASSGIGGGAFMLIGSADGKAQAFDMRETAPRQASKNMYAGNAAQKASGVLSIAVPGEIAGLYKAWKQYGKLPWRRLVRPAAHLAHSGFKISPYLHMQMVRSESGIMADKGLNDLFTSNGSLLRIGDMCYNKQLGKTLRAVSAYGMRPFYNGSIGVKLIKDIRKSGGILTMKDLQQYQVRVREPIVADVMGFKIIGMPPPSAGGAAMVLILNILAQYGFPMEGPSSLLIHRQSEALKHAFAVRMNLGDPDFVNVKNVVNDMLSTDFAKQLKKTIYDNMTFNPNHYGGKWNLINDHGTSHMSIVDSERNAVSMTSTINGYFGANYLSSSTGIVLNNEMDDFSIPAKHSGNVAPPAPANFIHPGKRPLSSMTPTIVFKDGQLRSVVGASGGAMIIAGATEVFLNHFARGMDPFSSIMAPRYYHQLIPNVLQYENWTVVTGDHIEAPANIRAALQKKGHVLQRIAGGTICQFVVQQFKSSKSGELIAVSDPRKGGFPAGF; from the exons ATGAACATAATTT CTACATTGATGCCAAAGTTGCATTGCTCTAGATTTCTGCTTCTTTTGGCATCACTGTTGGTGATATCAGGAACAAGTACGAGTTTATCCAATGATAGACGCGAGGTAATAAAGGCAAATCATGGTGTTGTTGCCACGGATGATGGTCGATGCTCAAGGATTGGACGAGATGTCCTGAGAGAAGGAGGCCACGCTGTGGATGCAGCGGTTGCTGCAGCCCTTTGCTTGGGAGTTGTCAGTCCGGCATCTAGTGGCATAGGCGGAGGTGCATTCATGCTAATAGGATCAGCAGATGGAAAAGCACAAGCCTTTGATATGAGAGAAACCGCTCCCAGGCAAGCTTCTAAG AATATGTATGCAGGAAATGCTGCTCAAAAAGCTAGCGGAGTTCTTTCAATAGCAGTTCCAGGAGAAATTGCTGGCCTTTACAAAGCGTGGAAACAATATGGAAAGCTTCCATGGAGAAGGCTAGTGAGGCCAGCTGCACATCTAGCGCATAGTGGGTTCAAGATTTCACCATATCTTCACATGCAAATGGTCAGAAGTGAATCAGGTATAATGGCCGATAAGGGACTTAATGACTTGTTTACATCAAATGGCAGCCTTTTGCGGATAGGAGATATGTGTTACAACAAACAGCTAGGGAAAACACTAAGAGCAGTTTCCGCATATGGAATGAGACCATTTTACAACGGATCGATTGGGGTCAAATTGATCAAGGATATACGAAAATCCGGAGGCATATTGACAATGAAAGACTTGCAGCAGTATCAAGTTCGAGTAAGAGAACCTATCGTTGCAGACGTAATGGGATTTAAGATAATTGGTATGCCACCTCCTTCAGCAGGAGGCGCTGCAATGGTGCTA ATACTGAACATTCTTGCACAATATGGATTTCCCATGGAAGGTCCGAGCTCTCTTCTGATTCATCGGCAAAGTGAAGCCCTGAAACATGCATTTGCAGTGAGGATGAACCTTGGTGATCCAGATTTCGTTAATGTTAAGAATGTCGTAAATGATATGCTGTCAACTGATTTTGCAAAACAGTTGAAGAAGACCATATATGACAACATGACTTTCAATCCCAATCATTATGGTGGCAA GTGGAATCTGATCAATGATCATGGTACCAGCCACATGTCCATTGTGGACAGTGAACGAAATGCTGTTTCGATGACGAGCACCATAAATGGTTACTTTGGAGCGAACTATCTCTCATCAAGTACAGGGATAGTTCTTAACAATGAAATGGATGACTTCTCCATACCTGCAAAACATTCCGGAAATGTTGCACCACCAGCACCTGCAAATTTTATCCATCCAGGCAAAAGGCCATTGTCATCAATGACACCTACTATTGTTTTCAAG GATGGACAACTGAGATCTGTTGTTGGTGCAAGTGGAGGAGCAATGATCATTGCTGGTGCTACTGAGGTTTTTCTGAATCATTTTGCAAGGGGAATGGATCCCTTCTCCTCCATAATGGCTCCAAGATACTACCATCAG TTGATTCCGAATGTGCTACAGTACGAGAATTGGACAGTCGTGACGGGTGATCACATAGAGGCTCCAGCAAATATACGGGCTGCTCTTCAAAAGAAGGGACATGTCCTACAGAGAATTGCTGGAGGAACAATTTGCCAATTTGTTGTCCAACAGTTCAAGTCATCCAAGTCAGGGGAGCTTATAGCTGTAAGTGACCCGAGGAAGGGCGGATTTCCTGCTGGCTTCTAG
- the LOC107871033 gene encoding glutathione hydrolase 1 isoform X2, translating into MPKLHCSRFLLLLASLLVISGTSTSLSNDRREVIKANHGVVATDDGRCSRIGRDVLREGGHAVDAAVAAALCLGVVSPASSGIGGGAFMLIGSADGKAQAFDMRETAPRQASKNMYAGNAAQKASGVLSIAVPGEIAGLYKAWKQYGKLPWRRLVRPAAHLAHSGFKISPYLHMQMVRSESGIMADKGLNDLFTSNGSLLRIGDMCYNKQLGKTLRAVSAYGMRPFYNGSIGVKLIKDIRKSGGILTMKDLQQYQVRVREPIVADVMGFKIIGMPPPSAGGAAMVLILNILAQYGFPMEGPSSLLIHRQSEALKHAFAVRMNLGDPDFVNVKNVVNDMLSTDFAKQLKKTIYDNMTFNPNHYGGKWNLINDHGTSHMSIVDSERNAVSMTSTINGYFGANYLSSSTGIVLNNEMDDFSIPAKHSGNVAPPAPANFIHPGKRPLSSMTPTIVFKDGQLRSVVGASGGAMIIAGATEVFLNHFARGMDPFSSIMAPRYYHQLIPNVLQYENWTVVTGDHIEAPANIRAALQKKGHVLQRIAGGTICQFVVQQFKSSKSGELIAVSDPRKGGFPAGF; encoded by the exons ATGCCAAAGTTGCATTGCTCTAGATTTCTGCTTCTTTTGGCATCACTGTTGGTGATATCAGGAACAAGTACGAGTTTATCCAATGATAGACGCGAGGTAATAAAGGCAAATCATGGTGTTGTTGCCACGGATGATGGTCGATGCTCAAGGATTGGACGAGATGTCCTGAGAGAAGGAGGCCACGCTGTGGATGCAGCGGTTGCTGCAGCCCTTTGCTTGGGAGTTGTCAGTCCGGCATCTAGTGGCATAGGCGGAGGTGCATTCATGCTAATAGGATCAGCAGATGGAAAAGCACAAGCCTTTGATATGAGAGAAACCGCTCCCAGGCAAGCTTCTAAG AATATGTATGCAGGAAATGCTGCTCAAAAAGCTAGCGGAGTTCTTTCAATAGCAGTTCCAGGAGAAATTGCTGGCCTTTACAAAGCGTGGAAACAATATGGAAAGCTTCCATGGAGAAGGCTAGTGAGGCCAGCTGCACATCTAGCGCATAGTGGGTTCAAGATTTCACCATATCTTCACATGCAAATGGTCAGAAGTGAATCAGGTATAATGGCCGATAAGGGACTTAATGACTTGTTTACATCAAATGGCAGCCTTTTGCGGATAGGAGATATGTGTTACAACAAACAGCTAGGGAAAACACTAAGAGCAGTTTCCGCATATGGAATGAGACCATTTTACAACGGATCGATTGGGGTCAAATTGATCAAGGATATACGAAAATCCGGAGGCATATTGACAATGAAAGACTTGCAGCAGTATCAAGTTCGAGTAAGAGAACCTATCGTTGCAGACGTAATGGGATTTAAGATAATTGGTATGCCACCTCCTTCAGCAGGAGGCGCTGCAATGGTGCTA ATACTGAACATTCTTGCACAATATGGATTTCCCATGGAAGGTCCGAGCTCTCTTCTGATTCATCGGCAAAGTGAAGCCCTGAAACATGCATTTGCAGTGAGGATGAACCTTGGTGATCCAGATTTCGTTAATGTTAAGAATGTCGTAAATGATATGCTGTCAACTGATTTTGCAAAACAGTTGAAGAAGACCATATATGACAACATGACTTTCAATCCCAATCATTATGGTGGCAA GTGGAATCTGATCAATGATCATGGTACCAGCCACATGTCCATTGTGGACAGTGAACGAAATGCTGTTTCGATGACGAGCACCATAAATGGTTACTTTGGAGCGAACTATCTCTCATCAAGTACAGGGATAGTTCTTAACAATGAAATGGATGACTTCTCCATACCTGCAAAACATTCCGGAAATGTTGCACCACCAGCACCTGCAAATTTTATCCATCCAGGCAAAAGGCCATTGTCATCAATGACACCTACTATTGTTTTCAAG GATGGACAACTGAGATCTGTTGTTGGTGCAAGTGGAGGAGCAATGATCATTGCTGGTGCTACTGAGGTTTTTCTGAATCATTTTGCAAGGGGAATGGATCCCTTCTCCTCCATAATGGCTCCAAGATACTACCATCAG TTGATTCCGAATGTGCTACAGTACGAGAATTGGACAGTCGTGACGGGTGATCACATAGAGGCTCCAGCAAATATACGGGCTGCTCTTCAAAAGAAGGGACATGTCCTACAGAGAATTGCTGGAGGAACAATTTGCCAATTTGTTGTCCAACAGTTCAAGTCATCCAAGTCAGGGGAGCTTATAGCTGTAAGTGACCCGAGGAAGGGCGGATTTCCTGCTGGCTTCTAG